In the Juglans microcarpa x Juglans regia isolate MS1-56 chromosome 6D, Jm3101_v1.0, whole genome shotgun sequence genome, one interval contains:
- the LOC121236018 gene encoding protein transport protein SFT2-like — MQQMAQGWFSGSINGEDQQKPSTSLLADWNSYAATQSSEDSSDLGLGFDLEAAVRSANDTVTGTFNVVSKGVRDLPGNLQSATSSVPSGKALMYFGLLLASGVFFVFIAFTMFLPVMVLMPQKFAICFTLGCGFIIGSFFALRGPKNQLAHMSSKERLPLTLGFISSMVATIYVSMVLHSYILSVLFSVIQVLALLYYAISYFPGGSAGMKFLSSALTSSVMKCFGR; from the exons atGCAGCAAATGGCGCAAGGATGGTTCTCGGGGAGCATTAACGGCGAGGACCAGCAGAAACCCTCCACGTCTCTGCTAGCCGATTGGAATTCTTATGCGGCCACGCAATCTTCAGAGGATAGCTCCGATTTGGGGTTGGGCTTCGATCTCGAAGCTGCGGTCAGGTCCGCAAACGACACCGTCACTGGCACTTTCAATGT GGTTTCTAAAGGAGTGAGAGATCTTCCTGGGAACCTGCAGTCTGCCACTAGTAGTGTCCCTTCAGGAAAAGCACTTATGTATTTTGGTTTGCTTCTGGCAAGTGGGGTTTTCTTCGTTTTTATCGCATTTACCATGTTCCTTCCAGTCATGGTGCTGATGCCCCAGAAATTTGCTATATGCTTTACCCTTGGGTGTGGCTTTATCATTGGGTCGTTCTTTGCGCTCAGAGGTCCAAAGAATCAGCTTGCCCACATGTCATCAAAGGAG AGACTTCCTCTTACATTGGGATTCATCAGCAGTATGGTGGCCACCATATATGTTTCCATGGTGCTTCACAGCTACATACTCTCTGTGCTCTTCTCTGTGATACAG GTTCTTGCACTCCTGTACTATGCCATTTCATACTTCCCTGGTGGATCTGCTGGGATGAAATTCCTCTCATCTGCCCTTACCTCTTCAGTAATGAAATGTTTTGGGAGGTGA